The nucleotide sequence GGCCATAATCTGTCGAGGAGTAGCGCAACTTCCGGTTGCTCCCACAGTGACGGGGATAGCGGCTGGAGAATGCTTTCGACCCGCCCGCCTTCAAAGAACTGCCGGTACCGCGCAACGGTGCTCACGCTGGGGTCCACCACGAGAACCTCGGCGTGAGCCCCGATGCCTTCCCTGAGCAAGTTACGTACGTCTTCGTCCTCGTCTGGGAGGGAATACCCTATGAAGACAACGAGGGTTGCCCGGCTCAGTTCGTCGCGCGCAGCTTTCCATATTTGCTTCAAGGAGAAGTGTGGTTGGCTGCGACGACGGGACGGAGTAACCAGCATGTCAGCCCAATTAGCCTGCCCGCACCGGGGGCAAGAGTGCTCCACACGTTGCCCGGCGAATAGCGACTGCGTCGGATACGAGTCGGGCCATACGCCCACGCAGCCGCAATCCAGACACACGAGCCAGTTCACCGAGCCATGGATTTTGAGCAGCCGTAAACCCCGCTGCGACCTTGACGGGTCAACGCAGTAGTCGGGCATTATGCCACAGTCCTCCAGCGCCTGGTCAAATATCAAATCATAGTTCGTCGAGATTACCGATGCTCGCCGCCTTATCGCCAGCCGAGCCAGGGTGTTGTTAGCCTGGTTTCGTGGCTGTGAAGGGGTCTGTTCTCGGGCCCTCATGTACTGCGGGACGTGCATCGTATCACAGCCTCGGCCCGTGGCGTTCTCATAGACCCCGAGGTAGGTCAGGGGGCCGTAGGCAGGTGAAGGCGGCTCGTGCCTGCTTGGCGCGATGTCAGCACAATTGTACGTGAGCGGCCATCTGTCAGGTTCGTCTGCCACTTGCCCGACCCAAGGCGCG is from Bacillota bacterium and encodes:
- a CDS encoding SIR2 family protein, with the translated sequence MCDYLKEIERCFGDRPEWQRLLRALSGYPRTTQGEFPPFNELLTWLDEMVAARQSICGLRAEQVRFELLRLFLGCLTKWERCRRRFTWDRHADAIDSDAGTAPWVGQVADEPDRWPLTYNCADIAPSRHEPPSPAYGPLTYLGVYENATGRGCDTMHVPQYMRAREQTPSQPRNQANNTLARLAIRRRASVISTNYDLIFDQALEDCGIMPDYCVDPSRSQRGLRLLKIHGSVNWLVCLDCGCVGVWPDSYPTQSLFAGQRVEHSCPRCGQANWADMLVTPSRRRSQPHFSLKQIWKAARDELSRATLVVFIGYSLPDEDEDVRNLLREGIGAHAEVLVVDPSVSTVARYRQFFEGGRVESILQPLSPSLWEQPEVALLLDRLWPIPAAGDAGYYFAT